A portion of the Anabas testudineus chromosome 22, fAnaTes1.2, whole genome shotgun sequence genome contains these proteins:
- the hltf gene encoding helicase-like transcription factor has product MFSNRWRFGWDRYTEVDLFTDHNDTNAETLSQAIRAASEEPDADGSVLFGHLQGTVVGLRYYTGVVNSGEMVGLVRQPQNPYDRNAVMVANIYGNQVGHIKKELAAAMAYVMDNKLAKVEGVVHSGTKNKFTMPVMLSFWGKEEKKNTVIEMMARRGYKLNTGGIGQAGSNQSHSSQGARALSLKKGVTIPLTAEELKNAFDNLFEGLMESKDGEKEAAKSVGTPLLPHQKKALSWMCARENKSGLPPFWEKRGELYYNTLTCFSAKEIPERVRGGILADDMGLGKTLTTIALILTNFHNGKPLPVETCEGQSSPLKARTKKQMPPKLEGDGAGVSSRAAASLRTDIPQAEVTCAHTPDESEKSISKGKIKAIKRKPSKDAPGFQEDLDFAAALGGLISDTGFKKKKTSKKATPTLSSDPSIPESAEDLKARATLIICPLSVLSNWLDQFEQHVSANVKLNVYLYYGSDRNRSTKFLSSQDVVITTYNILSSDNGDKSPLHVVNWLRVVLDEGHIIRNPDTLMSKAVLRFKAQRRWILSGTPIQNSVKDLWMLLAFLHLKPFDVREWWNRVIQRPVTQGNKEGLQNLQTLVKCITLRRTKNSEVNGRPLVSLPEKTVCVEKVELSQAEREEYELARNEGRNTIGRYVAEGTVLSNYAHVLAILMRLRQLCCHPDLLAKTSTDLGAAATPAELRERLIEKLRMVLASGSDEECSVCLESVRLPVITHCAHVYCRPCIAQVISTEKETARCPLCRSEIKTSELVEFPQEEMGEENGTNSEKWRTSSKVQALMANLLRLRSEDNRIKCLVVSQFTRFLTILETPLREHGFSYVRLDGTMSLKKRTQVIQEFQSSADSSPVIMLLSLKAGGVGLNLTAASHVFLMDPAWNPATEEQCIDRCHRLGQKRKVCVTKFIVKDSVEENMVKIQKKKQDLLEKAFGSTNTDRKASRISDIKALMEL; this is encoded by the exons ATGTTTTCCAACAGGTGGAGGTTTGGCTGGGACAGGTACACTGAGGTGGACCTCTTCACGGACCACAATGACACCAATGCAGAGACACTCTCACAGGCCATCAGAGCTGCATCAGAGGAGCCAGATGCAGATGGCAGCGTGTTGTTTGGGCATCTGCAGGGCACTGTGGTTGGCCTCAGATATTACACAGGGGTG GTGAATAGTGGGGAAATGGTTGGATTGGTGCGGCAGCCCCAGAATCCTTACGACCGAAATGCAGTCATGGTTGCCAACATTTATGGCAACCAGGTGGGACACATCAAGAAAGAGCTGGCAGCTGCTATGGCCTATGTCATGGACAATAAATTAGCTAAAGTAGAGGG gGTGGTGCACTCAGGGACGAAAAACAAGTTCACTATGCCAGTGATGCTGTCTTTCTGGggtaaagaagagaaaaaaaatactgtgattGAAATGATGGCACGTCGTGGATATAAACTGAACACAGGTGGAATCGGGCAAGCAG GTTCAAATCAATCACACAGTAGTCAAGGGGCTCGTGCATTGTCACTTAAAAAAGGTGTGACCATCCCACTAACTGCAGAAGAG ctgaaGAATGCATTTGATAATTTGTTTGAAGGCTTGATGGAGAGTAAAGATGGGGAGAAAGAAGCAGCCAAG TCTGTGGGTACTCCTCTCCTACCTCACCAGAAGAAGGCGCTGTCCTGGATGTGTGCTCGAGAAAACAAATCTGGACTCCCACCCTTTTGGGAGAAGAGAGGTGAGCTGTACTACAACACCCTGACATGTTTCTCTGCCAAAGAAATACCGGAGCGGGTTCGCGGGGGAATACTGGCAGATGACATGGGACTG gGGAAAACTCTGACAACCATTGCTCTGATCCTCACCAACTTCCATAATGGAAAGCCCCTGCCTGTGGAAACATGT GAGGGCCAGTCTTCACCACTCAAAGCCAGAACTAAAAAACAGATGCCCCCGAAACTGGAAG GTGATGGAGCAGGAGTTAGCAGCAGAGCAGCCGCTTCTCTACGCACAGACAT TCCCCAGGCAGAGGTGACCTGTGCTCATACACCAGACGAGTCAGAGAAAA GTATAAGCAAAGGAAAAATTAAAGCTATTAAACGAAAGCCCAGTAAAG ACGCCCCAGGATTCCAGGAAGATCTGGACTTTGCTGCAGCACTAGGTGGCTTAATATCAGATACAGGtttcaagaagaagaaaacttcCAAGAAGGCGACTCCCACACTGA GTTCGGACCCTTCAATCCCTGAAAGTGCAGAGGACTTAAAAGCCAGAGCAACCCTCATCATCTGCCCACTCTCTGTGCTCAGCAATTGGCTG gaCCAGTTTGAGCAGCATGTGAGTGCTAATGTGAAGCTGAACGTGTACCTGTATTATGGCTCAGACCGCAATAGAAGCACAAAGTTTCTGTCCTCTCAGGATGTTGTGATCACCACCTACAATATTCTCTCTTCTGACAATGGG GATAAAAGCCCTCTCCATGTGGTCAATTGGCTCAGGGTTGTGCTGGATGAAGGACACATCATAAGAAACCCAGACACACTGATGAGTAAGGCTGTGCTTCGCTTTAAAGCTCAGCGCCGATGGATTCTTTCAG GTACTCCTATCCAAAACAGTGTAAAGGACCTGTGGATGCTGCTGGCCTTCTTGCATCTGAAGCCTTTTGATGTGAGGGAGTGGTGGAACAGAGTGATCCAGAGGCCCGTTACACAAGGAAACAAAGAGGGCCTGCA GAACCTGCAGACCCTGGTTAAGTGCATCACCCTGCGGCGGACCAAGAATAGTGAGGTCAACGGGCGCCCCCTGGTGTCTCTACCAGAGAAGACTGTATGTGTGGAGAAGGTTGAACTGAgccaggcagagagagaggagtatGAACTGGCTCGCAACGAAGGAAGGAATACCATCGGCAG ataTGTAGCTGAAGGGACGGTCTTGAGCAATTATGCTCATGTGTTGGCCATCCTCATGAGGCTCCGACAGCTCTGCTGCCACCCTGATCTTCTGGCAAAGACATCCACAGATTTAG GTGCTGCAGCAACACCTGCAGAACTTAGGGAACGTCTGATTGAAAAGCTGCGCATGGTGTTGGCCAGCGGCTCCGATGAGGAGTGCTCTGTGTGTCTGGAATCTGTCCGTCTGCCTGTTATTACACATTGTGCCCACGTGTATTGCCGGCCCTGCATCGCCCAAGTCATCAGCACTGAAAAG gAAACAGCACGCTGTCCTCTCTGTCGAAGTGAGATCAAAACCAGTGAGCTAGTAGAGTTTCCACAGGAGGAAATGGGGGAAGAGAACGGTACCAACTCTGAGAAGTGGAGGACAAGCTCGAAG GTGCAGGCGCTGATGGCAAACCTACTCAGGCTGCGAAGTGAAGACAACCGCATCAAGTGTTTAGTTGTCTCTCAGTTTACACGTTTCCTCACCATTCTGGAGACTCCACTCAG AGAGCATGGCTTCAGTTATGTGCGTTTGGATGGCACCATGAGCCTAAAGAAGAGGACCCAGGTGATCCAGGAGTTTCAGAGCTCTGCAGACAGCAGTCCTGTCATAATGCTTCTGTCTCTCAAAGCTGGAGGGGTTGGGCTTAACTTGACGGCTGCCTCTCATGTTTTCCTCATGGACCCT GCATGGAACCCGGCTACCGAGGAGCAGTGTATTGATCGCTGTCACCGTCTGGGCCAGAAGAGGAAAGTCTGTGTTACTAAG TTCATCGTGAAGGATTCAGTGGAGGAGAACATGGTGAAGatccagaagaagaagcaggaccTGCTGGAGAAGGCATTCGGCTCCACAAACACCGACAGGAAAGCGTCTCGTATTAGTGACATCAAAGCTCTGATGGAGCTGTAA
- the LOC113148213 gene encoding serine/threonine-protein kinase PAK 2-like, translating to MCDSGVCEDKPPAPPVRMSSQGGGAKDPQLANQKPLPSVPEEKKPRNKIISIFAYEKGGKKKDKDKDRPEISSPSDFEHTIHVGFDAVTGEFTGMPEQWARLLQTSNISKSEQKQNPQAVLDILKFYDSTSGKQKYLSFSASDKDTQSPGKQGTMTGASSGKDGDDDDDDTPPPIVAPRPEHTKSVYTRSVIDPLPPLETDSASKAADKQKKKGGKMSDEEIMEKLRTIVSVGDPKKKYTRYEKIGQGASGTVFTAIDVATGQEVAIKQINLQKQPKKELIINEILVMKEMKNPNIVNFLDSFLVGDELFVVMEYLAGGSLTDVVTETCMDEAQIAAVCREVLQALEFLHSNQVIHRDIKSDNVLLGMDGSVKLTDFGFCAQITPEQSKRSTMVGTPYWMAPEVVTRKAYGPKVDIWSLGIMAIEMVEGEPPYLNENPLRALYLIATNGTPELQSPEKLSPVFRSFLSRCLEMDVEKRGSGQELLQHPFLKLAKPLSSLTPLILAAKEAMKGNR from the exons atgtgtgacAGCGGAGTGTGTGAGGACAAGCCCCCCGCCCCCCCTGTCAGGATGAGTAGCCAAGGAGGAGGAGCCAAGGACCCCCAGCTAGCCAATCAGAAGCCACTGCCCTCTGTACCAGAGGAGAAGAAGCCCAGGAACAAGATCATCTCCATCTTTGCCTATGAAAAAG GAGGCAAGAAGAAGGACAAGGATAAGGACAGGCCCGAGATATCCTCCCCATCTGACTTTGAACACACCATCCATGTGGGTTTTGATGCTGTCACAGGAGAGTTCACC GGCATGCCGGAGCAGTGGGCCCGTCTCCTTCAAACCTCCAACATCAGCAaatcagaacagaaacagaatccTCAGGCTGTTCTCGACATCCTCAAATTCTACGATTCCACCAGTGGAAAACAGAAATACCTCAGTTTTTCTGCCTCGg ataAAGACACACAGTCG CCGGGAAAGCAGGGTACGATGACTGGTGCATCAAGTGGCAaggatggtgatgatgatgatgatgacactCCACCTCCAATTGTGGCGCCACGGCCAGAGCACACAAAATCA gtGTACACAAGATCGGTGATAGATCCCCTCCCACCTTTAGAGACAGACTCAGCCTCTAAGGCCgctgacaaacagaaaaagaaaggaggCAAGATGTCAGATGAGGAGATCATGGAGAAactaa GAACGATTGTCAGTGTTGGAGATCCTAAGAAGAAATACACTCGCTACGAGAAGATCGGCCAGGG agCATCTGGAACAGTTTTTACAGCCATAGATGTTGCCACAGGACAAGAG GTGGCCATTAAACAGATCAACTTGCAGAAACAGCCAAAGAAAGAGCTAATTATCAATGAGATCCTTGTCATGAAGGAGATGAAGAACCCCAACATTGTCAATTTCTTAGACAG TTTCCTGGTTGGAGACGAGCTTTTTGTGGTGATGGAGTATCTGGCTGGTGGCTCTCTTACTGATGTTGTGACAGAGACTTGCATGGATGAGGCTCAGATTGCAGCCGTCTGCAGAGAG GTTTTGCAGGCCCTGGAGTTTCTTCATTCCAACCAGGTCATCCACAGAGACATTAAGAGTGACAACGTACTGCTTGGGATGGACGGATCTGTGAAACTCA CTGACTTCGGCTTCTGTGCCCAGATCACTCCTGAGCAGAGCAAACGCAGCACTATGGTGGGGACTCCATACTGGATGGCTCCAGAGGTGGTGACACGGAAGGCCTATGGACCCAAAGTGGACATTTGGTCTCTAGGGATAATGGCCATAGAGATGGTGGAAGGAGAGCCTCCCTATCTCAACGAGAACCCTCTCAGG GCGCTCTATTTAATTGCCACCAATGGGACTCCTGAGCTGCAGAGTCCAGAGAAGCTGTCTCCTGTTTTCAGATCCTTCTTGTCCCGCTGTCTGGAGATGGATGTGGAGAAACGAGGGTCAGGCCAAGAACTGCTGCAG CATCCATTCTTGAAGTTGGCCAAACCCCTGTCCAGCCTCACTCCACTCATCCTGGCTGCAAAAGAGGCCATGAAGGGCAATCGCTAA